From the Juglans microcarpa x Juglans regia isolate MS1-56 chromosome 7D, Jm3101_v1.0, whole genome shotgun sequence genome, the window GAGAATCATCACTAGCATACTGCAGAGACAAAGTTTTTCCTTCACTGTGGTGGTAAAATTCttcaatttcatcttcttctatcAAAGCAGAAAGAACTCTTTGGTACAATGGAGTAAACTTGTCCGACTTTCTAGTGTCAAATCTTCCATTTAAAGAATCTGTCTCAGCTGATTCTTGATGGAATTGGCTTCTTTGTCTTACACCAGAAAATTCACTGACTTCTTTAAGCTCATCAACACCCTGCGAGATTGGAAGAAATTGGCAATCCATCAATATTCAAAGATTTTGgcttcagttatttgttttagttACGTTGAAACtgacataaaatatatatcagtCATCGGAGGTGTATGGTATCAAATGAAAGCCTTACTATTTTAgcaaaaatccttttttttttaataaaaacgaTAAGTTGAGGAAATATACTACTAATTGCGTACCGAGACATTATTATATGCAATGCCAAACACCTGAGGCATATTCTCGTCAAGCTCCTCTGCAAAACTTAGCTGATACAATATAAccagaagaaagaaaattgtaagcCTCAGTCCCAAAGATACTTAAATAAAGTCTCAAATTCATCTGTATCACGACAATTGCCTGTTGCTTCAAGTAGGACAAATCCTCAGAACTGACAGAAGCAAAAATAGCTTccattttattccaaaatgGACCGGAACAAGCAAGACCTGCATAAAAAAAGCTAGCATATGTGATAAGTacaaacaatacaaaaaatactGCTTTTCGAAAGTGATATCACCACTggtcccaaaagcttaaaccGATGGGAAGAgttaaattttaatatctatatattgtCCTCACGTGTGGATCAGACTCCTTATTCAGTGGGTCCAACacatggaatatttaattaatggaGTGAAGTATAAAGTCCTAGTTCGAACTCAGGACCTCTGCTCTGAtacatgtgaaatcaccacttgtacCAAAAGCTTAAGTTGATGGAAAAAgttagattttaatatttatattcttaacacCGGAGAAGAGCTAGAATTAGGATACATAAATGAATAAAGTCAAGAGCCATACTACTAGCATTACGAGCAGCATTTGCAGCCACAAATAGTTCTTCACGATCATCATTAGATTCACCTGGAAAATTATACTACCAACAATTAAAACCATGTATAACTGTGGTAAATTTAAATCAAGGAGATATACAATTAGCCTACAATATCTCACACAAAACTAAATTACTCAGCACTTGTGCATATACTATTGAAAATGGAACAATCAAAAGATAAGCCAAAAACCTATGAATGCATAGAAATGATAAGaagaagaaccaaaaaaaaaaaatagaggttttCTAGGTTAGCTAGACTAAAAGCATGAAAACTCGTCTAAAATGCATTACATTGAAATGCAATAACTGCAATAACAAGATGCGAAAATATGTCAAATCCAGCCAGACAGGTTAATATAATTCTGATGTTGCAACCAAACTTTGATAGTTGTAATGTccaaaaaaactttcaaatattaGAAAACATTTTGAATAGATTTAGATCCTATGAAAAACAGAAATCACAACTTCTGCACACGAGCAAGATGAAGATTCATGGTTTAATTCAAAGTTACCtgtaaaattcaaagaattACTGTTTACTATTGGCCCAACACGAATTAAAGCCTTGCGGTCTTTCAACTTTTTCGAAGGTGGACGACCTGATTTACTGAGATCCAAGAACGCAGTGATTGATTCAATAATGAGATTCCTCACAAATTATATAGACAATTCATATTCCCAAATCCTTATTGCACAAAAGTGAAAAGTTGAATGAACCTTCTATTCTTTTCAGAACTAGGCCTCAAGCTTTGCCGTGGCTTTGTCATTGTTAGAGTCTCCAATTTCTCCACAGCTGGAGGAATTCCTGGCCTCGTTAAGGATGAACCCCTTCCACTCCTTCCATGTCTCTGCACATCTCCAATATCATTATTTggcattttattcttttttgtggGCAATACAAAGGCACCAGCTTTATGGATTCCAACCAAGCCAGTGTTGCCATTATCAAACCCTTTCTCTTCCAATTTGTTTTCAATACCAACAGATTCTTCACTTTCAGAAAGTCCAAATggagatgaaacattttctgGTTCCTTCTTAACTTTTAGGGTATCATTATCAACACTGCTGGCCAGTAGTGATCCCTTGGTCCCAAGAGACGAAGTTTTTGCACAAAAATTAGTACTAGCAAGGCCTTGAGATGAAATCTGAGCTGCAGCTTCATTTGAGACAGTTGGAACTAAAGTTGATCTCCTTGTGCGTGAATTTTTATGCGGTCTCTGACCAGCCCACTGGGCCATAGGATGCATCGATGAACCTGTGGACATTGTACGCCTTTGGTTATTGGTCACACCTACAACTGGACCTTTATTTAAACCTGCAGTCTGTTTCCAAGCTGGGAAGGCTCCAGATGAATGGTAAACATTAGGAGATGAATCTAGCCTCATGACAGAACCAGTTCGTGGTGCCCTCGAAACCTTTCCTTTTACCATAGTATTAGGACTGCTAGCTGGAATATCCTTCTGAATATTTGACCTAACAAAATAAAGCCACAAACAAATCAACATCACCATAACCACCAGGATGAAAGCATGAATATTAAATATGTCAATGCAATCAGATCCAGATCATGATAGCCTTCACTAATTATGTAATTCTGATTCTGCAACTCcactagaaaagaaaatacaaactttttgtttccttttgctAAAAGTCTCTGTTCCAATATAACTGCACGGTCCCTTGGAAGAGGGGCATGCTCCAGCTCATTCCTGACTACCGTGCACGCATCTGAACTAGCAGCTTCAAATGAACCATCCAATTTGTTAATTCCACTAACTCCAGGGGAAGATTTCAATCTGTAACAGATGAAAAGACCAAGTACAGACGTTCATTCTTTCTATATCTTTCActcattatttatttcaatacTGGAGAATTATATGGAATGATTTTGACTAACAGCACAACATCGCCTCAACAACACAAGAACAATTGTGACTACCGAGCAGATTGCAGTAGCAAAACTTTTACCATTTACCAGTGAGACACTgagaacaaacaaaataaaaaggcaaCAAAAGAAGTCCTTAAGCTTCtccacaatattctcacaatcCTCAAAGCCCCAATCATTCTGCTCCCTCAAATGCACCACATGAAGCATATCCAGATGGGGAGGGATGAAggagcaaaaataatattatccaAGAATATCCACATAACAAAATTTTTGGATAGCTTGTCCTTCATTCCCCTCCCATCTGGCATGCCAACCAGATGGAAAGAATACAGAGGGATTTCTTATGCGTGGATGGAGGAGGAGCAAAAATTCCACCTAGTAACTTTGTCCAAGGCATGTGCCCCCATATCAGGGGAGGTCTAGGGATTTTAAAATTAATCCCTTTTAACCATATGTTAATGAGAGAGAAAGCCTTTGAACTATGCTGGGAGATTTGGAGCTATGAGGTTTTTTTATGACCAGGAATCTCACCTAGACAGGGCCTTCCAGACCCACCCATGGAGAGTAAACCTGGGATGCATGAACCCATTCGTTAGTATTAAGTAATCCAGGAGAACTAGTGCAGACTCAAATCCAAGACGTCTCAATCCACAACTTTAGGGATATTGATGGGGATTATGGGATCTGTCTATGCAAAAACATTCGCAGAAGTTGGAAATCTCTAAATTGATCAGATTCAAGGTGGAAATTTGCTCCCAGATCGGGCCTATGCactcccgggattagtcgggacgttgtTCCAAGACACCCGgtcccaataaaaaaaaaaaaaaaaaaaaagaaaaaaaaaaattgctcccAGGTCAAGTTCTAGCACAATGTATTGTGTGGATAACAACCTCTCAAGGGGTCTTCCTAGTCTTGCTCAATATTGCTGCACGGGTTAAGGGTGCTTTGTtggcatgtgtgtgtgtgtgtatatatatatatatatatatatataaccaacagataagagttttattaataGGTCTCACTTATGGTGAGGAAAACCATGCCAACCACCTTGGTGAAAATCCAAAAACCAAAGtggcaaagaaaaaaagaaacatatttttttatgacaaactTGTgggataacaaaaaaaaaaaaaaaaaacatataaactcTATACTTAGAAAGAACAAGCTAAACTTTGCAACATAGACTTGGAATACAAGCTTTTTCAAAACCTCATTGGTAgatatttacaaacttcaaatgacACCATTCAATGGGAGATAGAATTTATTAGAACCGCACAAGATTGAAAGAAGGATCTGTTTTTCTCATTCTATGTTGCCGAACTTTCAATGATGCCTATACACAACATAAGCAATGAGGCCATGTTACATCCAAGAATTACCACCAAGCCATCCAGTCACCCACCTTATCCACTTGAAATGCATGTATTCAGGGTTCACCACACTAAAGATCAtggtgtcatctgcaaatagaaGATGCAAGATAAGAAGTCCTTCAACATTATCACTCCCTACGGAAAAACCTGGTAATGAAACCCCCATCACCGAGGCCAAGATCATCCTACCGAATGCCTCCATCAACATAACAAACTAGATAGGAGATAATGGATCACCCTATTGTAGATCATGGGAGTTGTTGAAGAAGTTAGTGGGCGTGCCATTTATCAAGAAGTTAGTTGGCCAATATTTATGCCATTTAAAATTTGTCGCATTAATTTGACAAGAATGTGTACTTACCAAAATTCTACGAGAATATGTCAATAATTTTACATTTCTAAACAATCATTCATGAACTAAGGACAAAGTGTATTGGTctcataacaaaaagaaaagaaaaaaaaaaaggctttttcCAAAGGTTCTGTCAGCAGCAAATAAACGTAGACATTTTTTCTCATAAATTAGCAAAGCATATCGAATAAAATGGAACAAAAACAatcaaagaataataataaaatgaaaaaaagattatacaaacaaaacttggagaaaaagaaataactcAATTCCAAAAAGCAGCTgaagaaagtgaaaaagaaacCACAGCACAACCAATAAATCTAAAAACAGAGACCAATTTTAGCCCAAGAAAGACTTTAGCCACTTGCCAGCTATATCAGAATAAAGAATTGTTCCTTATAGAACAAAATACCTGAAACCATGAGTGTCACAAGATCGTAACTTAGAATCAGCATTCAGCTTTGGATGTGCAGTTCGTTTTGTATCCCGCTCACCAGTCACCACTCTATTTCCTACAGCTCCAACAGAAcgtttcttctttattttttgatccAAGCCTTCACCACCAGCAAGCAGTCGTCGagtcttttcttcaatccgTACAGAACCCCCGCTAACTGCCTGGAGCAGATCTCCATCCTTTTCTGTGACCATCTGCTGCCTAGAGGTTGCAGAAGGCCTACTATCCAACTGGTAGTATgaacaaaacagaaaagaatCTTAATAAACTAAAGAGCAAAAGCAACTTGTAGTGATCCCTTCAGAAAGCACAAAGGCTAGAAACAATAAATGCTCCTGACTCTTATATTACTTGCAGCAGGGGGCTGGGAAAATCTCAACGATGATCAAAGAACTTAAAATTTCACCTTGCACAAATCTCCAGTTGTGTTTATGTGCACAAAATagaatttatcatttaaaaatgcaaaaaacataCCCCTCAAATTGAAAGAAGACTTGAGAGAGAATACTATCGTCATTACTCAATGACTCTAAAGTAGATCAAAACGAATGGACAGTAGAGTAAGAAAAACAGACTTAAAAATAATCCATATATTATGTCACTCCCgctaaaataattttcagaAGAAAATTGAAGGCTGAATATTAGAGAGAAAGATGAAACTTGAGTATTAGTATCCAAATACCAACCCGCACATCTGCCACTGACGTACGAACACGCTTATTCATCCCAATAATCTTTGATTTATCCTCCACTGTTTGAGTCACAGTGTCAATAGCGTTTCTGTATGTCTGGTTTCGCATCTTTGCTAAGTGTATTCCACTGGACCTCTCACTTGATGAAAGATCACTACGCTGTCGCTTCTTGGATATTAAGGCATCCCTATATTTGTCTATTTTGAGAATTGATTCGCGTAATAATTTTGTTCTATCCCTGGCAGACACCATTGCAGCCTCATCAACACAATACAATGTATACTATATAACTCTTTCGTAGCATTATAATACCGATACACAACTTTACATATAACTACTGTCTAGCACACAAAAACAAGACCTACAGGAAAATAAGGTTCTCTTTTATTCCTAAAAGGaacatacaaatataaaatgtaCACCAAATAATCACTAATGAATATCTAGATGGTACCGAGGGTATTAAAAAAACTGGTAGAACTGGGACCGAACCGGTGAATATCTAGATAGTACCAGGTGTGCTCGGTTCGGTTCCTAACCGGTCCAGCCCGTAACCCATTCTAAACTGGTCCAATacccattttcatattttcaaaaccAGTTTGAACCGAACCggactagtatatatatatttttaattttaattttaattttttatataattttgtatattatattatatatattatatgttaaattgctaattaatataatatgaaattttaatcttattattcatgtctattaatcttataacataaaattaatataacatttgatataacttaaaattaatcttaaagttttaatataacatttgatttatgatataacataaattaatcttatatttttaatataacatttgaattttgatattaaaatatattttttaattttataattttttagccaaaaattataaaatgagggaTATGAGTCAATCATTTGCTTAAGTTTTGTTGgagtatgattttatttatcCATAAAACTGGAAAAACCAGACCAGGCCGGACTGAAACTGGAAAAACCAGAAGTTCTGGTTTCGGTGGTTAATCGGCCCAATATTGGTTCTTAAATTTCCAGAACTGGTGAATACTGGTTTGGTTCTACAAAATGTCCAAAACCGGACACTCAGCTTAGGAGAAGCACAGGTGCCTTGCAAATTAGAAGTTGAGAAGacctatgatcatgtgaatgGGGAGTTTCTTCATTGTTTGCTTAGGAGATACAGATATTGAATAGCGCATTATATTTCTCCAGTGCGCCTTTTATTG encodes:
- the LOC121239556 gene encoding uncharacterized protein LOC121239556 isoform X1; translation: MFNPGNIVIRGSATPSPDVPPLPQCLPLDPVVLGNQKYTRTGELRRVLGIPLGNTSEDHSFGVAHPKPPPPVATEELKHFKESVQDASRKARDRTKLLRESILKIDKYRDALISKKRQRSDLSSSERSSGIHLAKMRNQTYRNAIDTVTQTVEDKSKIIGMNKRVRTSVADVRLDSRPSATSRQQMVTEKDGDLLQAVSGGSVRIEEKTRRLLAGGEGLDQKIKKKRSVGAVGNRVVTGERDTKRTAHPKLNADSKLRSCDTHGFRLKSSPGVSGINKLDGSFEAASSDACTVVRNELEHAPLPRDRAVILEQRLLAKGNKKSNIQKDIPASSPNTMVKGKVSRAPRTGSVMRLDSSPNVYHSSGAFPAWKQTAGLNKGPVVGVTNNQRRTMSTGSSMHPMAQWAGQRPHKNSRTRRSTLVPTVSNEAAAQISSQGLASTNFCAKTSSLGTKGSLLASSVDNDTLKVKKEPENVSSPFGLSESEESVGIENKLEEKGFDNGNTGLVGIHKAGAFVLPTKKNKMPNNDIGDVQRHGRSGRGSSLTRPGIPPAVEKLETLTMTKPRQSLRPSSEKNRSKSGRPPSKKLKDRKALIRVGPIVNSNSLNFTGESNDDREELFVAANAARNASSLACSGPFWNKMEAIFASVSSEDLSYLKQQAILSFAEELDENMPQVFGIAYNNVSGVDELKEVSEFSGVRQRSQFHQESAETDSLNGRFDTRKSDKFTPLYQRVLSALIEEDEIEEFYHHSEGKTLSLQYASDDSHCGSCYQIDIEPKDWDKMESEVESKVDSQTQSNYLDRLSCDSSVKSNSLRNPTMSSSLHSNERWQGDDEFSHFDLGPTSEISLDNLGQLHPGELSAGNLSPSTCHYQLLSLDDRLLLELQSIGLYPETLPNLAEGEVINQDIMELNEVLYQQIGMKKKNLGKVNDAVQKGRGVERRIMEEVALDQLIELAYKKRMASRRCCVSKNVVQKVSKQVALAFVKRTLARCKKFEDTGNSCFSEPALKEVIFSVPPCNNDTQSVDCVGSGTASNTCNEAPHQAEAMGSGAVTSAFERYDSLSDNIDWGSSDAPKSVIHTFEQASSKHSSVLIRGKKREMRIDDVVGSASSRVTSAIDSPVLGGSKGKRSERDRDWKGDHLSNSVSGAGRSSLDNFHSERKTKAKPRQKNNHLSLMEVIDPACPPVHGSSQPAAMVGNKLSKEVGSLLPSNIPQESRKEAEESLPLNLQPNELDSMDVLGVDGHQDFSSWLDFDEDALQDHDSIGLEIPMDDLSDLKMLI
- the LOC121239556 gene encoding uncharacterized protein LOC121239556 isoform X3 translates to MFNPGNIVIRGSATPSPDVPPLPQCLPLDPVVLGNQKYTRTGELRRVLGIPLGNTSEDHSFGVAHPKPPPPVATEELKHFKESVQDASRKARDRTKLLRESILKIDKYRDALISKKRQRSDLSSSERSSGIHLAKMRNQTYRNAIDTVTQTVEDKSKIIGMNKRVRTSVADLDSRPSATSRQQMVTEKDGDLLQAVSGGSVRIEEKTRRLLAGGEGLDQKIKKKRSVGAVGNRVVTGERDTKRTAHPKLNADSKLRSCDTHGFRLKSSPGVSGINKLDGSFEAASSDACTVVRNELEHAPLPRDRAVILEQRLLAKGNKKSNIQKDIPASSPNTMVKGKVSRAPRTGSVMRLDSSPNVYHSSGAFPAWKQTAGLNKGPVVGVTNNQRRTMSTGSSMHPMAQWAGQRPHKNSRTRRSTLVPTVSNEAAAQISSQGLASTNFCAKTSSLGTKGSLLASSVDNDTLKVKKEPENVSSPFGLSESEESVGIENKLEEKGFDNGNTGLVGIHKAGAFVLPTKKNKMPNNDIGDVQRHGRSGRGSSLTRPGIPPAVEKLETLTMTKPRQSLRPSSEKNRSKSGRPPSKKLKDRKALIRVGPIVNSNSLNFTGESNDDREELFVAANAARNASSLACSGPFWNKMEAIFASVSSEDLSYLKQQAILSFAEELDENMPQVFGIAYNNVSGVDELKEVSEFSGVRQRSQFHQESAETDSLNGRFDTRKSDKFTPLYQRVLSALIEEDEIEEFYHHSEGKTLSLQYASDDSHCGSCYQIDIEPKDWDKMESEVESKVDSQTQSNYLDRLSCDSSVKSNSLRNPTMSSSLHSNERWQGDDEFSHFDLGPTSEISLDNLGQLHPGELSAGNLSPSTCHYQLLSLDDRLLLELQSIGLYPETLPNLAEGEVINQDIMELNEVLYQQIGMKKKNLGKVNDAVQKGRGVERRIMEEVALDQLIELAYKKRMASRRCCVSKNVVQKVSKQVALAFVKRTLARCKKFEDTGNSCFSEPALKEVIFSVPPCNNDTQSVDCVGSGTASNTCNEAPHQAEAMGSGAVTSAFERYDSLSDNIDWGSSDAPKSVIHTFEQASSKHSSVLIRGKKREMRIDDVVGSASSRVTSAIDSPVLGGSKGKRSERDRDWKGDHLSNSVSGAGRSSLDNFHSERKTKAKPRQKNNHLSLMEVIDPACPPVHGSSQPAAMVGNKLSKEVGSLLPSNIPQESRKEAEESLPLNLQPNELDSMDVLGVDGHQDFSSWLDFDEDALQDHDSIGLEIPMDDLSDLKMLI
- the LOC121239556 gene encoding uncharacterized protein LOC121239556 isoform X2, with product MFNPGNIVIRGSATPSPDVPPLPQCLPLDPVVLGNQKYTRTGELRRVLGIPLGNTSEDHSFGVAHPKPPPPVATEELKHFKESVQDASRKARDRTKLLRESILKIDKYRDALISKKRQRSDLSSSERSSGIHLAKMRNQTYRNAIDTVTQTVEDKSKIIGMNKRVRTSVADVRLDSRPSATSRQQMVTEKDGDLLQAVSGGSVRIEEKTRRLLAGGEGLDQKIKKKRSVGAVGNRVVTGERDTKRTAHPKLNADSKLRSCDTHGFRLKSSPGVSGINKLDGSFEAASSDACTVVRNELEHAPLPRDRAVILEQRLLAKGNKKSNIQKDIPASSPNTMVKGKVSRAPRTGSVMRLDSSPNVYHSSGAFPAWKQTAGLNKGPVVGVTNNQRRTMSTGSSMHPMAQWAGQRPHKNSRTRRSTLVPTVSNEAAAQISSQGLASTNFCAKTSSLGTKGSLLASSVDNDTLKVKKEPENVSSPFGLSESEESVGIENKLEEKGFDNGNTGLVGIHKAGAFVLPTKKNKMPNNDIGDVQRHGRSGRGSSLTRPGIPPAVEKLETLTMTKPRQSLRPSSEKNRSKSGRPPSKKLKDRKALIRVGPIVNSNSLNFTGESNDDREELFVAANAARNASSLACSGPFWNKMEAIFASVSSEDLSYLKQQLSFAEELDENMPQVFGIAYNNVSGVDELKEVSEFSGVRQRSQFHQESAETDSLNGRFDTRKSDKFTPLYQRVLSALIEEDEIEEFYHHSEGKTLSLQYASDDSHCGSCYQIDIEPKDWDKMESEVESKVDSQTQSNYLDRLSCDSSVKSNSLRNPTMSSSLHSNERWQGDDEFSHFDLGPTSEISLDNLGQLHPGELSAGNLSPSTCHYQLLSLDDRLLLELQSIGLYPETLPNLAEGEVINQDIMELNEVLYQQIGMKKKNLGKVNDAVQKGRGVERRIMEEVALDQLIELAYKKRMASRRCCVSKNVVQKVSKQVALAFVKRTLARCKKFEDTGNSCFSEPALKEVIFSVPPCNNDTQSVDCVGSGTASNTCNEAPHQAEAMGSGAVTSAFERYDSLSDNIDWGSSDAPKSVIHTFEQASSKHSSVLIRGKKREMRIDDVVGSASSRVTSAIDSPVLGGSKGKRSERDRDWKGDHLSNSVSGAGRSSLDNFHSERKTKAKPRQKNNHLSLMEVIDPACPPVHGSSQPAAMVGNKLSKEVGSLLPSNIPQESRKEAEESLPLNLQPNELDSMDVLGVDGHQDFSSWLDFDEDALQDHDSIGLEIPMDDLSDLKMLI